Within the Gemmatimonadales bacterium genome, the region AGCTGATTGCGCGGCGGGTGCGCGAAGCCCACGTCTATTGCGAGATCCACCCGGGCACCCGCTCGCTGGAGTGGATTCGTGACTGGGGCCCGAAGGGGATCATCCTCTCGGGCGGCCCCAATTCGGTGTACGACGCCGGGGCGCCGACCGCGCCGCCGGGCATTCTCGATCTCGGCGTCCCGGTGCTGGGCCTCTGTTACGGCATGCAGATCATCGCGCAGATGGCCGGCGCCAAGGTGGTCGGCGCCGACCGTCGCGAGTACGGCCGGGCGGTGGTGACGGTGGCAGGGGGCAAGCTCTTCAGTGGGTTTGCCGTGGGCGAGGAAACGGCGGTCTGGATGAGTCACGGCGACCATGTCGACACGCCGCCTCCGGGTTTCACGCTCACCGCCTCGAGCCCCAACTGTCCCGTGGCGGGGTTCGAGCACGCCAGCCGGCCGATCTTCGGGGTCCAGTTCCACCCCGAGGTGGCACACACCGCGCGGGGCGGAGAAATCATCGGCGCCTTCCTGTTCGATGTGTGCGGGGCGACGCCGGACTGGACCGCGGGGCATTTCATCGAGACCGAGACCGCGCGAATTCGCGCGCTGGCCGGTTCCGCGCGCGTCATCTGCGGCCTCTCGGGCGGCGTGGACTCCTCGGTGGCCGCGGCGCTGGTCCACCGCGCCGTGGGCGACCGGCTGACCTGCATCTTCGTCGACCACGGCCTCCTCCGGTTGCATGAACGTGACCAGGTCGAGGCGACATTCCGCCGTCACCTGGGGATCGACCTGCGCGTGGTGGAGGCGAGCGAATTGTTCCTCAAGGCGCTCGACGGGGTCAGCGACCCGGAAGAGAAGCGCCGCCGGATCGGGCACACCTTCATTGATGTGTTCGAGGCGGAGGCGAAGCAGGTGGGGCCCGACGTCGGGTTCCTGGTGCAGGGCACACTCTATCCCGACGTGATCGAGTCGGTGTCACCCACCGGGGGACCGTCGGTCACCATCAAGACCCACCACAACGTCGGCGGGCTGCCGGAGCGGCTGCCGTTCAAGCTTATCGAACCGCTGCGGGAACTGTTCAAGGACGAAGTGCGACAGGTCGGGCGGGAACTCGGTTTGCCGGAGGAGATGGTCGGACGGCATCCGTTCCCAGGGCCCGGGCTGGCCATCCGCATCCTGGGGGCGGTCTCGAAGCCGGATCTCGACATCCTCCGGGCCGTGGACGACATCTACATCGAGGAGATCCGGGCGGCGGGGCTGTACGACGACATCTGGCAGGCGTTTGCCGTGCTGCTGCCGATACGCTCTGTCGGCGTGCAGGGTGACTTCCGCACCTACGATCAGGCGGTGGCGCTTCGGGCGGTAACGAGCCGGGACGGGATGACGGCCGACTGGTTCCCCTTCCCGCACGAGGTGCTGGCGCACATCTCGAACCGGATCGCCAACGAGGTGAAGGGGGTCAACCGGGTGGTATACGACGTGAGCAGCAAACCCCCCGCCACGATCGAGTGGGAGTAGGGGGCTAGACGCCCTTCGCCGACAGCAGCTCGAAGAACTCGTCGACCGAGGCCAGCTTCGCGAGCTGTTCCGGCACACCGGGCTCCTTGGCGAGCTGGGCGATCTTGCCGAGCGTCGGGAGGTACTGGTTGGACATTTCGTTGGGTGGGGCCACGATGAGGAAGACGTGGTGGACGGGTTGCCCGTCGGCGGCACCGAATTCGAGCCCGGCCGGGGAATAGCCGTAGGCGAGTTGCAGGCGATGCACCACCAGCGAGCGGCAGTGCGGCACGGCAACGCCTCGCCCCACACCGGTAGAGCCCAGGCTTTCCCGCCGATGCAGCATCTTCAGCAAGGTGTCCGTCGATTTCTCGTCGGCGTGGAGCAGGCCCACCAACTCGGCGAGCGCCTCGTCCTTGGTGGTGGCGCTGAGCGGCAGCTGGACGGCGTCGGGCGCAAAGAATTCTCTGAGATGCATGACGGGGAAGCTAATCCCCGCCCGGAACGCGTGTCAAATCCCTATCATTGCTCGGTTTAGCCCACGGCCGTATTTTGTGGGCATGCGGCTCCCCTATCCCGTTCCCCACGATTTCGCCCTGATCCTGGCTCCCATGGCCGGGGTCTCGGAGCCACCCTTCCGCCAGATCTGCCGGCGGATGGGGGCGGACGTCGTGCTGTCAGAATTCCTCTCTTCTGAGGCGATCCGCCGGCGGATCCGGAACACCCTGGAAGGGGCGGAGTTCGAGGAGTGCGAGCGCCCGATCGGGATCCAGATCTACGGAGCCGATCCCGCCGCCATGGCGGAGGCCACCGCGCTCATCACCGAGCACTACCAGCCGGAGTTCATCGACATCAACTTCGGGTGCCCGGTCAAGAAGGTGGTCCGGCGGAACGGCGGGTCAGGCTGCCTGCGGGAGCCGCAGCTTATCACGGACATCATCCGCGCGTGCGTCGCCGCCACCCACCTGCCGGTGACGGTGAAGACCCGAAGCGGGTGGAACGACGAGATGCGGGACCCCGTCGGGATTGCGCTGCGGATGCAGGACGCCGGTGCCCGGGCGTTCACGCTCCACGCCCGGACGCGGACCCAGATGTACTCCGGCAAGGCCAACTGGGACGAGATCGCCCGGGTGGTCGAGGCGCTGGAAATTCCCGTCATCGGCAACGGCGACGTGCAGACGCCTGAAGATGTCGTGCGCATGCGCGATCACACCGGGGCCGCCGGCGTCATGGTCGGCCGCGGCGCGTTCGGCAACCCCTGGCTCTTCCGCGATGCGCGCGCCCTCCTCGCGGGCCGCCCGAAGCCGGATGCGCCGACTGCGGCGGAGCGCTTCGAGATGGCGCTCACCCACGCGCGCCTGGCCCTTCGTCTGCAGGGCGACTCGCGGCACACGGTGGTGGAGTTCCGCAAGCACTTCGGCTGGTACACCAAGGGGCTTCACGGGGCGAGCGAGCTCCGCCAGCGGCTCTTCCAGGTGGAGTCGTTCACCGAGGCGGAGGAGATCTTCGTCCGGTACCTCGCGCCACTCGCGCAGGTGGCGTGACCCCCGAGCGGCTGGCTGCACTGCTGGCAAGCGTCGCCGCCGGCACGATCACGCCGGCGCTGGCGCTCGAGCAGTTGCGCAATTTCCCCGCCGAACAACTTCCGTTCGCCAGCATCGATCACCATCGCACCCTGCGGCAGGGACAGCCGGAGGTGATCTTCTGCGCCGGCAAGACGGTGGAGCAGGTGGTGGCCATCGCCGAGCGACTGACCGCCGTGTCGGGCAGCTTCCTGGGCACGCGCGCGACCGATGAACAGGCGGAGGCGCTCCGGAACGTCTTCCCCGGGCTTGAGTGGAATGCCCCGGCGCGGACGGTGTTCTTGCCGAAGGAGCCCCGTCCGGAACCGACGGGGATGGGCACGGTGCTCGTGGTGTGTGCCGGCACCAGCGACCTGCCGGTGGCGGAGGAGGCGGCGGTGGTGGCCGAGGCGTTCGGCAACCGGGTGGAACGGATGGTGGACGTGGGAGTGGCGGGCATCCACCGGTTGATGGCGCAGGGCGACCGGCTGCGGGAAGCGGCAGTCGTCATCGTCGTGGCGGGCATGGAAGGCGCCTTGCCAAGCGTCGTCGGAGGATTGGTTCGGGTGCCCGTGATCGCGGTGCCGACCAGCGTCGGGTACGGGGCGGCGTTCGGCGGAATCGCCGCGCTGCTCGGGATGCTGAACAGCTGTGCGGCCGGAGTGACCGTGGTGAACATCGACAACGGTTTCGGCGCGGCCGCGGCGGCCACGCGCATCAACCACCGGGCGCCGTGAGCGGTCTGGGGATCGCCGTGGTCTGGACGCTCCTCGGCGCTGCGGCCGGATTCCTGGTCGCCCGCCGGCGCCGCCCAGTCCCTCCGCGCGGCCGCACCGGCCTCCCGGATGCCGCGACTCCCCACCTCCTTCCCGATCCCGCGCTCGAGTGGCTGCGTCGCGCCTCCGGCGCCCACGGTCTGTGGGCGGTCGAGACGAAGGGCCCCGGTCAGGGCGCCCGCACCTACCAGAGTCTCTCCCCTGCCTGGCGCGTCACCGATACCGAACTGGACCTGATCGAGGAGCGCATCAAGGCGGCGTCCACCCGGGATGGCGACGGCGCCGAGCGCCTCGACGCCGGCCTGCTGCTGATCGCCTCGGCCGGGGGCGCGGTAGTGGCCGCGCTCGTCCCGGCAGACCTCCCGAGCGCGGCCCAGGCCACACTCCGAGGTGACCTCGCGGCATTGCTCGATGGAATCGGGCGGCGCCCGGTCCTCCACGATCTGGCGCAGGTGCAGGACGGCCTGGCCATTGAATCGGTCGAGAGCGTGGGGATGCGGCTGGCGTACCAGGTGGAGCGGATCGCCGGAGCCGAGGCGTACGTGGCCGCCTCGGAGGGAGCGGGCACCAGGGTGATCGGGGTGTCGGGGCTCGCGGACCGCCGGGCGCTCGGGCAGGTGCTCCCCGCCGATGCGACACTGGCCCGTGTATCGCGCGGCGCCCAGCCGGAAGCGGCGAGCGGCGATCCCCTCGGCGGTTCGGGCACCGACCGTCGCCGGCACCCACCCGCACAGGTGACACCGATGCTGCAGCACGATCAGGCCATCGGCGGGGTGGCCTGGCGTGTGCCCGACGGCGGGCTGGTCAGCCAGGAGACGATCCGGGAGGTCAATGAGGCGATCCGCGCGGCGACACCGCGGCTCGAGGTCGCCCTGCGTCTCGCCGCCGAGACGGACCGCGCCATCAAGGATCCGTTGACCGGCCTCCTCAACCGGCGCGGACTGGGGGAACGGATGAGCCTGGTCGGGCCTGAGCGCGGTGCCCTCATCTCGCTCGACTTCGACAAGTTCAAGCTCTTGAACGACACGCTCGGCCACGCGGCGGGGGACGCGGCGCTGATTCATCTGGCGCGCATCCTCCAGGAGCAGGTCCGAGGGGCGGACTCGGCGGCCCGCGTCGGGGGGGAGGAATTCCTGCTCTGGCTGCCGGGGACGTCGCTGGAGGAGGGCGTGCGCGTCGCGGAACGGATCAGGGTGCGGCTGGGTTCCGTGGGTTGGGACTGGCAAGGCAGGTCGTGGCCCCTGTCGGCGTCCTTCGGGGTGGCCGGGTGGCCGGAAACGACCCGGAGCAAGGACAACCTTGCCACCCAGGCCGATGCCGCGCTCTACGCCGCCAAGCGGGGCGGTCGAAACCGGGTCGTGATCTGGAGCCTCGAATTGAAGGAATCCTCATAGTCGGTTTATCTTGTTGTTCACCAAGGGGGTACCCAGTCGAAGCTCGGTGTCTTACCGTTCCCGCAGTGGCGGCCCATACCACTTAGCCGGGCTGCCAAACAAGGGTTCACCCCGGAGGTAAGGTTATGCGCGCCGCACGCTCGTCATTCGCCGCTTCGCTTCTGCTCCCTGCCGCCCTCCTGACCACCGCGGCATGCTCCAAGGGCATGTCGGGCACGACAACCGAATCAATGGTCGCCACACCGACCGGTGGCTATGCCGTGGAAACATTCACTACCACGGCGACGGTGACCTCGATCGCCAAGTCGAACCAGAAAGTCACGCTGCAGACGGCGGACGGGAAGAAGACCACCTTCAAGGCCGATTCCCAGATGGTGGACTACGCCAAGCTCCGGGTCGGTGACAAGGTAGATGCCGTCGTGACCGAGGAGCTTGCCGTCGCCCTGTGGAAGGGGAACAATCCCCCCCCCGACGCCGTGGGCGGTCTGGTTGGGCTGACCCCTGCCGGCCAGCAGACCAGCAGCGTCATGGTGGCCACCGTGCGGATGACCGGCACCATCACGGCAATGGATATCAAGAAGCGGAAGGTGACCTTCCAGTTCGAGGACGGCAGCACCAAGACCATCAAGGTGGACAAGAGCGTAAACCTGTCCAATGCGGCGGTGGGCGACCGAGTGACGGTCGTGGTCACTGAGGCGGCGGCCCTCACGGTTACAAAGCAGTAGCTCAACTCACCAATTGAAAGGCAGCGCCCATGCGTAGCAGATTCTTCACCGCGGTCCTGGTGCTGGCCCTCCCAGGGCTCCTCTCCGCGCAGGCAGAACCGACCAAGGCGGAGGCCGAAGCCAAGGCCACGGAACTGGCCAAGGCGGCCCAGAACCCTGTGGCGAACATGAATTCGATCCCGGTGCAGTTCAACTGGACCACCGGCGGCGGGCTCGGTGACGAGACCCAGTCCGTGGTCAATGTCCAGCCGGTGCTCCCGCTGCCGATCAACGAGAAGTGGAACCTCATTTCCCGCACCGTGGTGCCGTTCGTCAGCCTGCCGGCCGGCGGCATCGACCGGGTGACGGGCATCGCCGACATCCAGGAACAGATCTACCTGACGCCGACCAAGTCCAAGGGCGCCGTCTGGGGCTTCGGCCCGATCTTCTCCTTCCCGACCGCGACCAACGCCGCCGTCTCGACGGGGCAGTACGCCATGGGGCCGACGTTCGTGGTGCTTAAGATCGGGAAGAAGTGGGTCTACGGATTCGTGGCGAACCAGTTGTGGCGCATCGCGGGCAGCGAGGATACCCAGGCCATCAACTCGTTCTTCGTGCAGCCGTTCATCAACTACAACCTGAAGCGGGGCTGGGCGATCACCACCGCGCCGGCCATCACCGCCAACTGGGATGCCCCGAGCGGGCAGGTGTGGACGGTGCCGCTCGGGATCGGCGTGTCCAAGATCACGATGGTGGGCAAGCAGCCGCTCAACATCGCCATGCAGTACTACGCCAATGTCGAACGGCCGGACAACGCGGGGTCCTCCCTGATCCGGATGCAATTCACGCTGCTGTATCCCAAAGGGATGTAGGCACCCCATTGAAGTCACGAAGGCGCGAAATCACGATAGCACGAAAGAAGCGCTGACGTTCGTGTTTTCGTGATTTCGTGTTTTCGTGGCCCTTGGGGTAGGGGAGCACGCGCACATTGCTCAACTGCCACAAAAAGTGTATCATTATGACACACCCAAGGGGGCGATCGGCTTCGACGGGTTGGAAGAAGGAATTGCTGCGTGCCCAGGTCCGAGTCCCTGGCTAAACCACTTGGAAACAACCAAACGCCAACGATAACCTGGCGCTGGCTGCGTAAGCTGAGCTAAGCTCGCTTGACGCACCTCCGGTTCGCTGAGCCCGCCCGGGGCGCGGTGGGTCGGATCGAAAATCCGGGCTGGCCGAGCGCGGTCCTCCGACGCGCAAGGCGAGACATCAGGAGGTAGTCCCCAGAGCGGCCGATTCCTTGCCGGGCTGGGGAGACGCATGAAGAGGGATCTACGCACGTAGATGCGGTTCTGGAACCACACTCGGACCAGGGTTCGATTCCCTGCGCCTCCACTACCACCGGCCGCTGGAGACTGGACTTCATGCCCAGGTGCTCCCGGGGCCGTGTTGGTTTCCTAACAGTTACCTCATGATCCCTTCAGCCCCGATGTGTAACTTTTGGGTTAAAGCTGCAGGTTTTTGCCGCCTATGGCACTGGACTTCGCCAAGAGCGGTGGTATTCTTTTGTGTTGTTCATGGGAGGAGCGAGGTTGCCCCTCCAGCACACTCCGCCCCCGATTCGCAGGAGCATCTGATGGTTCACACCAAGCACTTCTGGCGATTCTTCCTTTCGCTGGTCGCGGTCGGCGCATTCGGCGCGCTGCCGGCGTCGGCGCAGGTCGTCACCGGCAAGCCCGGCTCACCGGGTGCGACCACCACCATCGACGGCAAGCAGCTCCCGGCTCCCCAGCCGAAGTTCGGCGGCGTCATCAAGGACGACGCGCTGCAGTCCACGCCGTGGTGGGCGCCGCGTATCGTGCCCCCGAAGGCCGCCCCGAACGTCCTGCTCATCATCACCGATGACGCCGGCTTTGCCGTGCCCAGCACCTTCGGCGGCGTGATCCCGACGCCGACGATGGACCGGATCGCCAACGAGGGGCTCCGCTACAACCGGATGTTCTCGACGGCGCTCTGCTCCCCGACCCGCGCCGCGCTGATTACCGGCCGGAACCACCACTCGGCCGGTTTCGGGGTCATTTCCGAGCAGTCGACCGGCTACCCCGGGTACAACAGCATCATCGGCCAGGATGAGGCCACCATCGGGCGGATCCTGCAGGACAACGGCTACGCCACCGCCTGGTTCGGGAAGGACCACAACACCCCGGCGTTCGCCGCCAGCCAGGTCGGCCCGTTCGATCAGTGGCCCACCGGCCTCGGGTTCCAGTACTTCTACGGCTTCGTCGGGGGCGACGCCAACCAGTGGGAGCCCAACCTCTTCCGGAATACGACGCAGATCTTCCCCTTCCGGGGCAAGGAGGGCACCTGGAACCTGATCACGGGCATGGCGGACGACGCCATCGACTGGATCTACCGGATGCACCAGACCGACCCGAGCAAGCCGATCTTCATCAAGTACGCGCCCGGCGCCACCCACGCGCCGCACCACCCCACGAAGGAGTGGGTGGACAGCGTCCAGAAGCTGCACCTCTTCGACAAGGGCTACGAGGCGCTGCGCCAGCAGATCTTCGCTAACCAGAAGAAGATGGGCATCGTGCCCCAGGACGCCATCCTCACCCCGTGGCCGGACTCGGTCCTCACGCCGTGGAACAAGCTGGACCCGATGGCGAAGAAGCTCTTCATCCGGCAGGTGGAGATCTTCGCCGCCTACGCGATGTACAGCGACTACGAGATCGGCCGCGTCATCAAGGCATTCGATGACATCGGCCGGGGCGACAACACGATGGTCATCTACATCAACGGGGACAACGGGACGAGCGCCGAGGGCGGTCCGCTCGGCACCCCGAACGAGGTGGCGTTCTTCAACGGGATGAACGAGATCCCGGTCGATGTCCAGATGAAGTGGTACGACGTCTGGGGCACCCAGGAAACCTACAACCACATGTCGGCGGGATGGTCCTGGGCGTTCGACACACCCTTCGACTGGTTCAAGCAGAACGCCTCACGGCTCGGCGGGATCAACCAGAACATGGTCATCTCCTGGCCCGGGCACATCGCCGAGACCGGTGGAATCCGGAACCAGTTCACCCACGTGATCGACGTCGCACCGACGATCCTCGAAGCGGCCGGCATTCCTGCGCCGGACTACGTGGACGGCATCAAGCAGCGGCCGATCGAGGGCACGAGCTTCGCCTACACCTTCGCCGCCAACGCCGCGAATGCCCCTTCCCGTCACACCACGCAGTACTTCGAGATGATGGGGCAGTGGGCGCTCTGGAAGGACGGCTGGCTCCTCAGCACCAAGGTCAACCGGGTGCCGTGGGACGCCTTCTCCAAGGCCAACCCCGATCCGCTCAACAACCAGGTCTTCCAGCTCTATGACATGAGCAACGACTGGAACCAGGCGACGGACGTGGCGGCCAAGTACCCCGACAAGGTCGCCCAGATGCGGAAGGACTTCGTGGAGGAAGCCAAGAAGTACCAGGTCTTCCCGCTCGACGCCTCGGTGGCGGCCCGCATCGTGGCGCCGCGGCCGAACATCACCGCGGGTCGGACGGAGTTCGTCTATACCCATCCAATGACCGGGACGCCGCAGGGTGACTCGCCGCTCCTCCTCAACACCAGCTACACCGTGACGGCGGACATCACCGTGCCCCAGGGCGGCGCCGAGGGCATCATGCTCACCTCCGGTGGCCGGTTCGGCGGGTACGGGTTCTACCTCCTCAAGGGCAAGCCGGTCTGGGTCTGGAACATGGTGGACCTCGAGCGTATCAAGTGGGAAGGGCCGACGGCCCTCACGCCCGGGCGGCACACCGTCGAATTCGACTTTGTCTACGACGGCACCGGGCGCCAGCACCCTCGCGTACAACAGCTCTCGGGCGTCGAGGCGGAGTCGGGCTGCCAGCACGCTCAAGGTCGACGGCCAGGTGGTCGCCACCAAGAAGATGGAGAAGACCCTCCCCGCCCAGTCCTTCAGTGGGACGGAAGCGCTTCGAACATCGATTTCCTGTTTCCGAGACCGGCGTGGACGATGCCGACTACCACCCGCCCTTCACATTCACGGGGACGCTCGACAAGCTCACCCTCAAGCTCGACCGGCCGCAGCTCTCGCCGGCCGACATCAGAAAGATCAAGGATGCCGAGGCCAAGGCGGCGGACAACAAGTAGTCCCGCACCCGCACGCGCGGCTTCACTGAACGACGGGGCAACCGGTGTCGGTTGCCCCCGTGTACGTACGCGCGGATTCCGATTCTCTTGCCCCCGCTGCCCCGCTGCCCCGCTGCCCCGCTGCCCCGCCTAGATGTGCCCTTCCCGGAGGTCAATCTTCTTGATCCTCCTGCTCCGCCCGGAACTCCTTCAGCTTGGCAGCCAGCGTCTTGTCGGAGACCGCCAGCATGGCCACCGCGAAGAGCGCGGCGTTGTGGGCCCCCGCGTCGCCGATGGCGAAGGTGGCCACCGGGATACCGGCCGGCATCTGCACGGTGGCGAGGAGCGCGTCCATTCCCTGGAGGTGCCCGCCCGGCATCGGGACGCCGAGCACCGGGATGGTGGTTATGGCCGCCATCACGCCGGCCAGGTGCGCCGCCATGCCTGCGGCGGCGATGATGCACTTCAGGCCGCGCTGCTCGGCCGTGGTGGCGTATTCATGCGCCAGGGCGGGGGAGCGGTGCGCCGAAATGACCCGGCTCTCGCAGGCCACGCCGAAATGCGCCAGCCGGTTGGCGGCATGGAGCATCACCGGCCAGTCGGAGGCGCTTCCCATCACGATACCTACCAGCGGTTTCGATGTCATACCGTCGCCCGTGTGCGGTCCATGGTGCCGCGCTTGGCCAGCGCCGCCTGGGCGGCGGCCAGCCGGGCGATCGGCACGCGGAAGGGTGAACAACTGACGTAATTCATGCCGAGGTCGTCGCAGAAGGCGATCGCGGCGGGTTCTCCGCCATGCTCGCCGCAGATCCCGAGCTTGAGGTCCTGCCGGGTGCGGCGCCCGAGTTCGCACGCCATCGACACCAGCTTGCCGACCCCCGACTGGTCGAGGACCTGGAAGGGGTCGTCCGGGATGATGCCGTGCTCGATGTAGTACGGCAGGAAGCTGCCGGCGTCGTCGCGCGAGAGCCCCCACGTCATCTGGGTCAGGTCGTTGGTCCCGAAGCTGAAGAACTGCGCCTCGCCGGCAATCTCGTCGGCGGTGAGCGCTGCCCGGGGCACCTCGATCATCGTGCCCAGCAGGTACGGCACGGTCAGCTGCCGTTCCCGGAACACCTCCTCCGCCACCTGCCGCACCACCAGCGCCTGCCGGCGGTACTCCACGACCGTGGATGTCAGCGGCAGCATCACCTCTGGCTGGACCCGGCCCTTGCGCGCCGCGACGGTGCAGGCCGCCTCGAAGATGGCCCGCGCCTGCATGGCGGTGATCTCCGGGTGAATGATGCCGAGCCGGCAGCCTCGCAGCCCCAGCATCGGGTTCACCTCCTTGAGGCGGTCCACCACCTTCTGCAGCTCCTTCGGGTCCTTCCCCATTTCCTTGGCCAGGCCCGCCAGCTCTTCAGGATCGTGGGGCAGGAACTCGTGCAGCGGCGGATCGAGGAGCCGGATCGTAACGGGATACCCTTCCATCGCCCGGAATATCCCCTCGAAGTCCCCACGCTGCATCGGGAGGAGACGCGCCAGCGCCTTCTTGCGGCCCTCATCGTCGGAGGAGACGATCATCTCCCGCATGGCGGAGAGGCGATCGCCCTCGAAGAACATGTGCTCGGTGCGGCAGAGTCCAATCCCTTCGGCGCCGAAGTCGCGGCCCTTGTGGGCATCGGCTGGCGTGTCGGCGTTCACGCGGATCCGGAGCGTTCGGACCTTGTCGGCCCAGCCGAGGATCTTGTCGAAGTTCCCCGAGAGTTCGGGGGTGACGAGTGCCGCCCGGCCGGCGAGCACGCGTCCGGTGGCGCCATCGAGGGTAATCCACTCGCCCTCGCTGATCTTTCGGCCGTCCACCGAGAAGTGCCCTGCCTCCTCGTCGACGCTGAGCTCCTGCGCCCCCGCCACGCACGGCTTGCCCATGCCGCGCGCCACCACCGCCGCGTGGGAGGTCATCCCCCCGCGCGCGGTCAGGATGGCCTTGGCTTCCACCATGCCGTGGAAGTCTTCCGGGCTCGTCTCACGGCGCACCAGGATGACCGCCTCGCCCTTCTTGCCCAGTTCTTCCGCCCGGTCGGCCGAGAAGACGACCGCACCTGACGCGGCACCCGGCGACGCCGGGAGCCCCGTGGTCAGCAGGTCCAGCGTCGCCTTCGGATCGATGGTGGGGTGCAGGAGTTGATCGAGGTCCATGGGAGGGATGCGGGCGACCGCCTCCTCCTGGGTGATGAGCCCCTCCTCGACCATTTCGCAGGCAATCCGCACGGAGGCGTGACCGGTGCGCTGGGCGCGCCTGGTCTGGAGCATGTAGAGTTTGCCGTTCTCGATGGTGAATTCGAGGTCCTGGACGTCCCGGAAGTGTCGCTCCAGCGTCCGGGCCACCCGCTCGAGTTCGGCATACGCCGTGGGGAG harbors:
- the guaA gene encoding glutamine-hydrolyzing GMP synthase yields the protein MNAPRHHDGILILDYGSQFTQLIARRVREAHVYCEIHPGTRSLEWIRDWGPKGIILSGGPNSVYDAGAPTAPPGILDLGVPVLGLCYGMQIIAQMAGAKVVGADRREYGRAVVTVAGGKLFSGFAVGEETAVWMSHGDHVDTPPPGFTLTASSPNCPVAGFEHASRPIFGVQFHPEVAHTARGGEIIGAFLFDVCGATPDWTAGHFIETETARIRALAGSARVICGLSGGVDSSVAAALVHRAVGDRLTCIFVDHGLLRLHERDQVEATFRRHLGIDLRVVEASELFLKALDGVSDPEEKRRRIGHTFIDVFEAEAKQVGPDVGFLVQGTLYPDVIESVSPTGGPSVTIKTHHNVGGLPERLPFKLIEPLRELFKDEVRQVGRELGLPEEMVGRHPFPGPGLAIRILGAVSKPDLDILRAVDDIYIEEIRAAGLYDDIWQAFAVLLPIRSVGVQGDFRTYDQAVALRAVTSRDGMTADWFPFPHEVLAHISNRIANEVKGVNRVVYDVSSKPPATIEWE
- a CDS encoding PTS sugar transporter subunit IIA yields the protein MHLREFFAPDAVQLPLSATTKDEALAELVGLLHADEKSTDTLLKMLHRRESLGSTGVGRGVAVPHCRSLVVHRLQLAYGYSPAGLEFGAADGQPVHHVFLIVAPPNEMSNQYLPTLGKIAQLAKEPGVPEQLAKLASVDEFFELLSAKGV
- the dusB gene encoding tRNA dihydrouridine synthase DusB; translated protein: MRLPYPVPHDFALILAPMAGVSEPPFRQICRRMGADVVLSEFLSSEAIRRRIRNTLEGAEFEECERPIGIQIYGADPAAMAEATALITEHYQPEFIDINFGCPVKKVVRRNGGSGCLREPQLITDIIRACVAATHLPVTVKTRSGWNDEMRDPVGIALRMQDAGARAFTLHARTRTQMYSGKANWDEIARVVEALEIPVIGNGDVQTPEDVVRMRDHTGAAGVMVGRGAFGNPWLFRDARALLAGRPKPDAPTAAERFEMALTHARLALRLQGDSRHTVVEFRKHFGWYTKGLHGASELRQRLFQVESFTEAEEIFVRYLAPLAQVA
- the larB gene encoding nickel pincer cofactor biosynthesis protein LarB, which codes for MTPERLAALLASVAAGTITPALALEQLRNFPAEQLPFASIDHHRTLRQGQPEVIFCAGKTVEQVVAIAERLTAVSGSFLGTRATDEQAEALRNVFPGLEWNAPARTVFLPKEPRPEPTGMGTVLVVCAGTSDLPVAEEAAVVAEAFGNRVERMVDVGVAGIHRLMAQGDRLREAAVVIVVAGMEGALPSVVGGLVRVPVIAVPTSVGYGAAFGGIAALLGMLNSCAAGVTVVNIDNGFGAAAAATRINHRAP
- a CDS encoding GGDEF domain-containing protein, giving the protein MSGLGIAVVWTLLGAAAGFLVARRRRPVPPRGRTGLPDAATPHLLPDPALEWLRRASGAHGLWAVETKGPGQGARTYQSLSPAWRVTDTELDLIEERIKAASTRDGDGAERLDAGLLLIASAGGAVVAALVPADLPSAAQATLRGDLAALLDGIGRRPVLHDLAQVQDGLAIESVESVGMRLAYQVERIAGAEAYVAASEGAGTRVIGVSGLADRRALGQVLPADATLARVSRGAQPEAASGDPLGGSGTDRRRHPPAQVTPMLQHDQAIGGVAWRVPDGGLVSQETIREVNEAIRAATPRLEVALRLAAETDRAIKDPLTGLLNRRGLGERMSLVGPERGALISLDFDKFKLLNDTLGHAAGDAALIHLARILQEQVRGADSAARVGGEEFLLWLPGTSLEEGVRVAERIRVRLGSVGWDWQGRSWPLSASFGVAGWPETTRSKDNLATQADAALYAAKRGGRNRVVIWSLELKESS
- a CDS encoding arylsulfatase is translated as MVHTKHFWRFFLSLVAVGAFGALPASAQVVTGKPGSPGATTTIDGKQLPAPQPKFGGVIKDDALQSTPWWAPRIVPPKAAPNVLLIITDDAGFAVPSTFGGVIPTPTMDRIANEGLRYNRMFSTALCSPTRAALITGRNHHSAGFGVISEQSTGYPGYNSIIGQDEATIGRILQDNGYATAWFGKDHNTPAFAASQVGPFDQWPTGLGFQYFYGFVGGDANQWEPNLFRNTTQIFPFRGKEGTWNLITGMADDAIDWIYRMHQTDPSKPIFIKYAPGATHAPHHPTKEWVDSVQKLHLFDKGYEALRQQIFANQKKMGIVPQDAILTPWPDSVLTPWNKLDPMAKKLFIRQVEIFAAYAMYSDYEIGRVIKAFDDIGRGDNTMVIYINGDNGTSAEGGPLGTPNEVAFFNGMNEIPVDVQMKWYDVWGTQETYNHMSAGWSWAFDTPFDWFKQNASRLGGINQNMVISWPGHIAETGGIRNQFTHVIDVAPTILEAAGIPAPDYVDGIKQRPIEGTSFAYTFAANAANAPSRHTTQYFEMMGQWALWKDGWLLSTKVNRVPWDAFSKANPDPLNNQVFQLYDMSNDWNQATDVAAKYPDKVAQMRKDFVEEAKKYQVFPLDASVAARIVAPRPNITAGRTEFVYTHPMTGTPQGDSPLLLNTSYTVTADITVPQGGAEGIMLTSGGRFGGYGFYLLKGKPVWVWNMVDLERIKWEGPTALTPGRHTVEFDFVYDGTGRQHPRVQQLSGVEAESGCQHAQGRRPGGRHQEDGEDPPRPVLQWDGSASNIDFLFPRPAWTMPTTTRPSHSRGRSTSSPSSSTGRSSRRPTSERSRMPRPRRRTTSSPAPARAASLNDGATGVGCPRVRTRGFRFSCPRCPAAPLPRCPA
- the purE gene encoding 5-(carboxyamino)imidazole ribonucleotide mutase → MTSKPLVGIVMGSASDWPVMLHAANRLAHFGVACESRVISAHRSPALAHEYATTAEQRGLKCIIAAAGMAAHLAGVMAAITTIPVLGVPMPGGHLQGMDALLATVQMPAGIPVATFAIGDAGAHNAALFAVAMLAVSDKTLAAKLKEFRAEQEDQED